Proteins from a single region of Argiope bruennichi chromosome 6, qqArgBrue1.1, whole genome shotgun sequence:
- the LOC129971732 gene encoding piggyBac transposable element-derived protein 4-like: MDKLAPIRNIFEMFVANCQKVQTLGEYVTIDEKLEPFRGRCSFRQYMPNKPAKYGIKIFALVDARTFYTWNLEIYAGTQPAGPYNVENGPDKIVKRLLEPIFNSGRNLTVDNWYTSYDLAKDLLKKKITLVGTVRKNKR; encoded by the coding sequence ATGGATAAACTTGCTcccatcagaaatatttttgaaatgttcgtcGCAAATTGTCAAAAAGTTCAAACTCTTGGAGAATATGTGACAATCGACGAAAAATTAGAACCGTTCAGAGGAAGGTGTTCATTTCGACAGTACATGCCAAATAAACCAGCcaagtatggaataaaaatttttgcctTGGTAGATGCGAGAACATTTTATACATGGAACCTAGAGATTTATGCAGGAACTCAACCAGCAGGACCATATAACGTTGAAAATGGCCCAGACAAAATTGTAAAGAGATTACTAGAACCTATTTTCAATTCAGGACGCAACCTAACTGTTGACAATTGGTACACTAGCTATGATTTAGCAAAAGAcctcttgaagaaaaaaattacacttgtgGGAACAGTCCGAAAAAATAAAAGGTAG